One segment of Xanthomonas oryzae pv. oryzae DNA contains the following:
- the rnd gene encoding ribonuclease D: MPHWIIHPSELTDRLQAARPARIGLDTEFIRERTYWPQLALVQMAIGEEILLIDPLIPGMNAALKEWLTATDIVKVMHSASEDLVTFKCACGVLPRPLFDTQIAAALAGVGGGMGYQKLVQEVTGTLLTKGETRSDWMRRPLSPSQLEYAADDVRYLFAIHDELTRRLTEQNRLGWLAEDAERLLATVEHDDGERWPHVSLRTAQFLEPAAQRRLLRLLRWRDLQARQSDRPRSWILDNELASQLARFPPADLDALLQQFDKFPKAPRKLANAVWDALNTPLPDEEHAPLAQAATDGNKAVLKRLQDTVAQRSRELGLPDGLLASRRHLETLIEQRSWPAALGQWRRALLEAQVMPLLEASEV, translated from the coding sequence GTGCCCCATTGGATTATCCACCCCTCCGAGCTGACCGACCGCCTGCAGGCAGCGCGCCCAGCGCGCATTGGCCTGGATACCGAATTCATTCGCGAACGCACCTATTGGCCGCAACTGGCGCTGGTGCAGATGGCCATCGGCGAGGAGATCCTGCTGATCGATCCGCTGATCCCCGGCATGAACGCGGCGCTCAAGGAGTGGTTGACCGCCACCGACATCGTCAAGGTGATGCATAGCGCCAGCGAAGACTTGGTCACCTTCAAATGTGCGTGCGGGGTATTGCCGCGGCCGTTGTTCGACACCCAGATCGCCGCGGCGCTGGCCGGTGTCGGCGGTGGCATGGGCTACCAGAAACTGGTGCAGGAAGTGACCGGCACCTTGCTCACCAAGGGCGAAACACGCTCGGACTGGATGCGTCGCCCGCTATCGCCGTCGCAGCTGGAGTACGCCGCCGACGACGTGCGGTACCTGTTTGCGATCCACGACGAACTCACCCGTCGCCTCACCGAACAGAACCGCCTGGGCTGGCTGGCCGAAGATGCCGAGCGCCTGCTGGCCACGGTGGAGCACGACGATGGCGAACGCTGGCCGCATGTGAGCCTGCGCACCGCGCAATTCCTGGAACCAGCGGCGCAACGACGGTTGCTGCGCCTGCTGCGTTGGCGCGATCTGCAGGCGCGTCAAAGCGATCGCCCGCGCAGCTGGATTCTGGACAACGAGCTGGCCAGCCAGCTGGCGCGGTTTCCACCCGCCGATCTGGACGCCTTGCTGCAGCAGTTCGATAAATTTCCCAAAGCGCCGCGCAAGCTCGCCAATGCGGTGTGGGACGCGCTCAACACGCCATTGCCCGATGAAGAACATGCGCCATTGGCGCAAGCCGCTACCGACGGCAACAAGGCCGTGCTCAAGCGCCTACAGGACACCGTGGCGCAGCGTAGCCGCGAACTTGGCTTGCCGGATGGTCTGCTGGCCTCGCGCCGGCACCTGGAAACCTTGATCGAACAGCGCAGCTGGCCCGCAGCGCTGGGCCAATGGCGGCGCGCGCTACTGGAAGCGCAGGTGATGCCGCTGCTGGAAGCATCCGAAGTGTAA
- a CDS encoding type II toxin-antitoxin system RelE/ParE family toxin — MPQVIFAPAAIGDMLRLREFLRPKNPDAARRAGEAIRRGVQALGAHPRMGRLIEDLSEQYREWLIDFGDSGYVARYRFDGDTVTILAVRHQKEAGY, encoded by the coding sequence ATGCCACAAGTAATCTTTGCGCCGGCGGCGATCGGGGACATGCTACGGCTGCGTGAATTCCTGAGGCCGAAGAATCCCGATGCCGCGAGGCGGGCCGGCGAAGCGATTAGGCGCGGCGTCCAGGCTCTCGGTGCCCACCCTCGAATGGGGCGGCTCATAGAAGATCTGTCTGAACAGTATCGGGAGTGGCTTATCGATTTTGGGGATAGCGGCTATGTGGCTCGGTACCGCTTCGATGGGGATACCGTCACGATTTTGGCCGTGCGACACCAGAAGGAAGCGGGGTACTGA
- a CDS encoding H-NS family nucleoid-associated regulatory protein, with the protein MSNTSSKLDSIAQAKAKLLDELQKLEEQEKTERASEASSAHAAIVSLLEQFAVHFNTKQRNDIAAYLGTSAARKNVVKSGRSEVKPKYELPHTGETWSGRGRTPKAFAAWEGSVSYKEWKAKNPDLKFPLVRE; encoded by the coding sequence GTGAGCAATACCTCTTCGAAACTGGATTCGATCGCGCAAGCCAAAGCCAAGCTGCTGGACGAACTGCAGAAGCTGGAAGAACAGGAGAAAACCGAGCGCGCGAGCGAGGCATCCTCTGCGCATGCCGCCATCGTTTCGCTGCTCGAACAGTTCGCCGTTCACTTCAACACCAAGCAGCGCAACGACATTGCCGCCTACCTGGGTACCAGCGCGGCCCGCAAGAACGTGGTCAAGAGCGGCCGCAGCGAAGTGAAGCCCAAGTACGAACTGCCGCACACTGGCGAAACCTGGTCCGGTCGTGGCCGCACCCCGAAGGCCTTCGCTGCCTGGGAAGGCTCGGTGTCCTACAAGGAATGGAAGGCCAAGAACCCGGACCTCAAGTTCCCGCTGGTTCGCGAGTAA
- a CDS encoding plasmid mobilization protein encodes MLPPIRCYEDEEALVRERARDCGMSVGQFVLAAALGRRTRTKIETHILNELRRLGGFPRSRLAEAP; translated from the coding sequence ATGCTTCCGCCGATACGGTGCTATGAGGACGAGGAGGCTTTGGTCCGCGAAAGGGCACGTGATTGCGGTATGAGCGTCGGGCAATTTGTGCTCGCAGCTGCGCTTGGCCGCCGCACGCGCACCAAGATCGAAACACACATTCTCAATGAGCTTCGCAGGCTCGGCGGCTTTCCGCGAAGCCGCTTGGCGGAAGCGCCGTGA
- a CDS encoding LPD7 domain-containing protein: protein MASYGDAFELTGSEQFKRRAIALMVEHGIDARLRDAEQEALRRAKAAAAAKQTLCRTGKPRRGSPSR from the coding sequence TTGGCCAGCTACGGGGACGCGTTCGAGCTTACCGGCAGCGAACAATTCAAGCGACGCGCGATCGCCCTTATGGTGGAGCATGGAATTGACGCCCGGCTTCGAGACGCCGAGCAAGAAGCGTTGCGGCGTGCCAAAGCAGCGGCCGCAGCGAAGCAAACGCTCTGTCGTACCGGTAAACCCCGAAGGGGCAGTCCGTCGCGTTGA
- a CDS encoding CopG family ribbon-helix-helix protein — protein sequence MVTATSIKLDDELKGRVQHLAESRRRTPHWIMREAIEQYVEREEKREALNRDTLKAWDEFQATGLHVTAEEVDKWLASWGTDDELPPPECHK from the coding sequence ATGGTTACGGCAACTTCCATCAAGCTTGATGATGAATTGAAAGGGCGGGTTCAGCACTTGGCAGAGTCGCGCCGGCGTACCCCGCATTGGATCATGCGCGAAGCCATTGAGCAGTACGTCGAGCGCGAGGAAAAGCGCGAGGCGCTGAACCGGGACACGCTCAAGGCATGGGATGAATTTCAGGCGACTGGCCTGCATGTGACCGCTGAGGAAGTGGACAAGTGGCTCGCGAGCTGGGGAACTGACGACGAACTGCCTCCGCCAGAATGCCACAAGTAA